AGGCTGTGTAAATATCTTACACATTCCCCGGTGGCCTTATCCTAGGGCGCGGGTAGCCTGTGTAAATACCTTACCCTTTTCCCATGACCTGATCCTTGGGCGCGGGTAGCCTGTGTAAATACCTTACCCTTTCCTCCATGGACTTGTCTTTGGGCGCGGGTAGCCTGTGTAAATACTTCCCTTTCCTCCATGGCCTTGTCTTTGGGCGCGGGTAGCCTGTGTAAATACTTCCCTTTCCTCCATGGCCTTGTCTTTGGGCGCGGGTAGCCTGTGTAAATACCTTACCCTTTCCTCCATGGCCTTGTCTTTGGGCGCGGGTAGCCTGTGTAAATTCCTTACCCTTTCCTCCATGGCCTTGTCTTTGGGCGCGGGTAGCCTGTGTAAATTCCTTACCCTTTCCTCCATGGCCTTGTCTTTGGGCGCGGGTAGCCTGTGTAAATACCTTACCCTTTCCTCCATGGCCTTGTCTTTGGGCGCGGGTAGCCTGTGTAAATTCCTTACCCTTTCCTCCATGGACTTGTCTTTGAGCGCGGGTAGCCTGTGTAAATACTTAACCATTTCCTCCATGGCCTTGTCTTTGGGCGCGGGTAGCCTGTGTAAATTCCTTACCCTTTCCTCCACGGCCTTGTCTTTGGGCGAGGGTAGCCTGTGTAAATAACTTACCCTTTCCTCCATGGCCTTGTCTTTGGGCGCGGGTAGCCTGTGTAAATTCCTTACCCTTTCCTCTATGGCCTTGTCTTTGGGCGCGGGTAGCCTGTGTAAATTCCTTACCCTTTCCTCCATGGCCTTGTCTTTGGGCGCGGGTAGCCTGTGTAAATAACTTACCCTTTCCTCCATGGCCTTGTCTTTAGGCGCGGGTAGCCTGTAGTATGAGAGTAACGGTGTGTGTCTCATCTGCTCGTCGAACATCTCACGCATCGTCAGCACGCTGCTGAACTCACGCGTCTCGTGGGTCGAATTCACGTCCACATATACCTGGCAAGGTTAAAATTTGCACGTGACCATCACAAAAATAGTAACTAAACAATACCCAATATATTTCCATGCGCGTTTGTAGGGGAAAAGCGGGGCATAGCTTTGGATTACACCCATACTCATTTTCCCAGTAGAAAAATTGCATGTTTCGTTGTTGAGACGACTCGATTCTGGTCAAGTCGCCTTGGCCGCTTATTGGTATATTTTCGGGTGTGATATGATTGGATATAATTCAATTATATATTTAGATGGATCGAGAAGTGTAGAAGCGCGCTCGTAAGGCCTAACAGGATTTGCTGGAttacctcattgttctattgtatctTCGTTCTATTGTTTGTTTCCCATTGTTTTGTGTGTGGTGCATCAATGCAATGTGGTATTAAATCTTCTTATAGCTTCAAATGACCCGTTGGATCTGGCGACCTAATTACAGGACCTCAGAATGGCTTAggatgtgaaaaaaataatgctaCTTTTGCAAAGTGACCAGACCCTGCTAATTCAGAAACCCTAATTTAAGCGGTTTTGTCATTTATATAGATTTATATGGTATCCACGTGATATTCTTAACCTTACTTGTACAGGTCTGGATTTCCCTTTCCGAAGTAGTTCTCCTTTCAACtcgctttcttttttctgtagAGATAATGAGGTTTATAATTGGCTCAGTAATCAGCGTGAAGATTAACCAATCAAATCAATAAAGTCATCAGCGTGAAGATTGGACCAATCAAAATTAATGAAGTCATCATTGTGAAGATTGGTTAGTAATATTAATGTGTGATCAACCAAATTCATCAGCCTGAAGATTGACCAATAATATAAGCTTGACAGCCTCCAGAATAGCCAATTAGCTAAGCAATCAACAACCAAACAAATAAGCCCTTCATCTTGCAGATTAACCGATCAGATAGTAAGCGTGTagattaaccaatcagaggttGTCAGCAGCATATTAACCAATCAATTAAGCTTGTCTGCGGTCAGAGAAACCAATAAGATGTGCTCGTCAGCAGACAGATTTACCTTTATCAGATTGCTTACCTCGATTTCCGCTGAATTCAATCCTTTGTATGGCATGTGCTCGGATATATTTTTCAGCTGGATAAAAGTAATCGACATATTATTTGATACAAGAAGAACAGGTTCAGGGTCGATTTTAGAGATCCTGTTAGAGATATATCAGCTGCTCTgttgaataagccgatggaaatggttACTTTATGATAATGTGTGGGAgtgtaaaatggcggcgtgttTGGCTTTCCTTAGACTTACTTCTCTCGGACTGAAGGTCTCTCCATCGCAGTCTATAACTAGGTCTTCCCTCAGGTTGACCACCACAACTCTTGGGTGCGCGTACTTGGGTCCCGTGAGGAGGCCAATCACTTTCTCCGGGCCCTACAAAAAACAACACATACATTGGTACCTCTTTTTACAATACTCTATTATGCGGCTAAAGGTTCGATTTTCCTGTCCTTTTCCTGGCCAAAATCCGTTTTTGTCGAAGCACCGTTTTCGGGCATTTGCGATAATTAATGGAATATGTAAGGACAACAAAATGCTCGTAGCTAAATATTTGGTTAATGCATGCCGACTGTAAACCTGAGCGAAGCAGTAGCGAATCTAGAAGAGGATGTAGGAGGGTTTAGGCCCACCCAAATCTTattttacgaaaaaaaaatgcaatttaaAGAATCTGGTGCCCAGAAAATGAAAGATTTTGGATTCCTGCTTTTCAATCAATAAAACCCACTCTTTCAAATGTGTTTAAGCCAAAAAGTAAATGTAACAAGAATATATTTGTTGCTAACATCCCTATTGACATTCCCCATCGGTCAAACCCTCCTCCCAGCAAAAGCTAGATCCGGTGGCTGTTTGTTTGTTCGTATTTTTTCGTTAGACCAACGAAAAATATATGCGTTTATAGGGGCAAGTTCTCACCTTTCTGTTCGGTTGACACATGCCGTAAACGGGAAGGCCTGgtacttttctaaaattaGATACCTAGCGAGAATACAAACACGTCAATCAAAGAGAACCAATTTTGCATCCACCTCACAACACAGCAGTAAACGCAGTCTAGGAGAACTCCTGATTTGGAATTGAACATTACCTTACAGtataatacaataaaaataaaataacacgCGATACTTATGGGGATAAGTCTGGATCGTGCTTTCTGAGCCAGCAATGCTCAGAAATTTTCTCTTGGGGGTAAAGACAATTCAATTACTTCATGTTAATTTTCATGTATTTACATCTGGAACGGTACCTAAAAAGAAAGGCGCTTTTTTTCAAGGCCTTAGTGATTTCATTTAGCTCTGTAGTCGGCTAGAGGATACTGACACGCTATGTTTAGCTATATAATTAAAGTTTAGATTATAACGAGCTTGTCTGGTACTAACCTCAACTTCTCGCTGAGTACTGAGCACGTCCATACCAAACTCTTCATCAGCAACCTATATACAACGAGACGCTATAAGATGATGAAGGAtcgtggtggtgatggtggtgatggtggtgatgatgatgatgatgatgatgatgatgatgatgatgatgatgatgatgatgatggtgatggtgatggtgatggtgatggtgatggtgatggtgatggtgatggtgatggtgatggtgatggtgatggtgatggtgatggtgatggtgatggtgatggtgatggtgatggtgatggtgatggtgatggtgatggtgatggtgatggtgatgcaTGGTGAAAATGATGACGTTGcattatgatgattatgatgatgatgatgacgaagaTGACGACAATGTAAACGATGATGACGAAGAGGATGACGACAACGATGATGTTGATGCATGGTGAAAATGATGACGTTTCaggaagatgatgatgatgcatgatgatgatgctgatgatggtgatggtgatgatgatgatgcatgataatgttgatgatggtggtggttgtggtggtggtgatagtgatttTTGACACCTGCCACTCACCAGGCATGTAGGCTGATGCGTCCTCATCATGAATTCTGAGGTAGCGCCCTTCTCCTTGATGTCTATGTGGCTAAGCATGCGGTAGATCCAAGGTCGGTGCCGCATCCACCGACAGAACGTCTGAGAGAACACCAGTGGAAACTAAACAGAATAAAGTATTTCACGATCACTGttgcttgtttttgttctcGAAATGTCAACAAAACTCCGTTAGTAAAGAAAGGCCTCGCGTCGGTGAAAATATTTACTGTCCCCGAAGGTAGGCATTAAAAGGTTTGATCGTTCATAAAGGTAGGCGCTTATATTTACCTGTTAGACAAGGTAGGCGTATATTTACCTGTGCGGGAAGGTAGGCGTATATTTACCTGTTCGACAAGGTAGGCGTATATTTACCTGTTCGACAAGGTAGGTGTATAATTACCTGTGCGGGAAGGTAGGCGCGTTTATTAACCTGTTCGATAAGGTAGGCGTATATTTACCTGTGCGGGAAGGTAGGCGCGTATATTTACCTGTGCGGGAAGGTAGGCGCGTATATTTATGTTCGACAAGGAATGTGCATATTTCCCTGTGCGGGAAGGTAGGCGCGTATATTTACCTGTGCGGGAAGGTAGGCGTATATTTATCTGTGCAGGAAGGCAGGCGTATATTTACCTGTGCGGAAAGGTAGGCGTATATTTACCTGTACGGGAAGGTAGGCGTATATTTATCTGTGCAGGAAGGCAGGCGTATATTTACCTGTGCGGGAAGGTGGGCGTATATTTACTTGTGCGGGAAGGTAGGCGTATATTGACCTGTTCGACAAGGTAGGCATATACTGGAGTTTTCGTGCGCGGTCGTACCTGCTCGTGTAGATAAGCGTTAAAGAGTATGAGGAAGAAGTATCTCTCAAGGTAACTCAGTCCTCGGCGTATCCAGTAGTCACGGGCGTTCTGTCCCTGTTATGTAAACAATGACAAAGGTAAACGAATGCAATAATATAATGATTTATGTTCATTATACCCTATTGCATTTAAACTGAATCAAAAGGGTGGGCGCCAACAAACGTATACACTTATACAATATACACAATAACAATTATCAACTaccgtaaataataataataataataataataataataataataataataataataataataataataataataataataataataataataataataataataataataataataataataataataataataataataatcgatTTTTATAGCGCCACTTCTACTATGAATCCAGTGGCGCTTTACAATATAACAATTAAGGTAACAATATTtcatataaagtatttaaaaCTTAGACTTAGActaaactaactaactaactggctgactgactgactaactgactgactgactgactgactgactgactgactgactggctggctggctgactgactgactgactgactgactgactgactgactgactgactgactgactgactgactgactgactgactgactgactgactgactgactgactgactgactgactgactgactgactgactgactagCCTagactaactaactaactcaTAGCATCTCAAAATACACTTGATATAAGAAATATAGTAAAAACAGCAAACAATTCAATAGAAAGAAAACTTAGTATAggggaaaaatatatatacatgtatTAATATATAATGCTAGATGATAGGTTCTTTAAAACATGTTAAAAAGCACTTCTGAAAAGATGGGTTTTAACCATTGTCTGATAAACGCCCGGGGTGTTCATCAAATTTCGATGGTtcaagggggggtgggggggggcgTACAATAGATTGGatgcgtttattagagaggtacgttctttacaaactataaCAACACAGCAAACCCCAGTGCAGCTGGGTTCTAATCTCAGTCTGGATCACGTTATTATaattatagcctgcgtagcaagcttTACTTGACATTGATCAAGTCTCACCCAGTAGAAGCCAAGCTCAGATTAAGCAAGAAGGCAATTTAATTCGATTTACATTAACGGATttcctatgtcgtttgtttttaagctagCGGGAGGGTGTGAGGGGGGAGCCTTTAATAGaaggggggcgtttattagagaggtgCGTTCGATACAAACTAGTAAGCTTAGGGGGTAGtttattagataggaggcgttctttagatagggggcgtttattggATGATTTACGGTATTCCTAAATGTTCCCATATTTAAATGGCACAAAAACACTCAGTCATTTAGTTTATGTCATGTGTGCACGCCTCGAAGTACCCGGCCTAAGAAATGTATTTGGCCGGCACAATAGATGTCCTCGAGAATGGAAGGATTAGAAGGGGAAAAGACGTTGTAGAGATCTAAGGAGCTTCCCCGTACTCAATTCCCCATACTGAAAGTAAGGACAAAGACAAATATGCCACAAGACCAAACCTCTATTACGTAGTCTTCCTTGATCTCCCCAAGCTTGCGTTTGCACTCGCATATCCCGAGCCTGATATTCATGACGTCAGAACACACGTCAATAACGGCATCAACCTGTCAACCACAGCAACAGAAGGGCTTTTTTATTAGAGGAACAAACATGAGGGTCACGGGATCATGTATGGTGATACACTAGGGTAGAACGTCTAGTCTACAAATTTCTAAAATTttagcgggggggggggggggggggggggtttcaaacgcccaggaatttccaaaggggaggggtggggtaaattgccctttttcctttactgtatttatttttttccagggggttggaaattcaagagggggttggggggtcatacctccgaccttcattgggggggggggggggggttatggATATTGGGTATGGATATGGTTGAATATGGATATTTGTAATGGCAGTGTAATCTGACAATTTTCATCCCTTATTCAAAAAGGGGCTACGAAACAATGCATCATGGAAAGGAAAGAACAGCCCCTTCAAGTCTGAATCAGATGTGCGCTTACCTCTGCgcttatctttttttaatggaAGTGTAACAGGTTATGTTGGCTAAGAATTTGGCAAGTCTGAAGCAGATGTGCTCTTACCTCCTGTTTTACTTGGGACCCGTTTGGAAGGTTCCTAACAAGCTGCTGGATAATACGGAATTCTCCTTTCTCGTAATTTGGGCGGTTCTCGTCTATTAAGACTGGAATAGTActgttcaaataaaaaaacaaactcaCTGGTTAGCGTAAAAATGAGTATTGTGAACGTTTTGGATGGATCATAGATGGATTAAAATCGAAAGAAAAAGGTTCAAAATATATTATGAGACATTCAGAATAGccaaaaaatgaaagaaaataaaaagcaaaaacgtAGTTAATACAAACTTATACAAGTCATACGTCgaaattttactttttaagacaattaaacaaaaaaaaagactgaaTCTAATTCGAAAATTATGTATATTCTTTTAAGGAAATTACCAAAATagctgagaaaaaaaagacgtaaatgttgtttgttataaatatgaaataaaacaagagTGTTTTTGATGGCAAATCGCGTGACGTACTTTGCATCTGGCGGGAAGCCAGTCCTATGGCACATAATCAGGCAGCCAATCACCATGCCAGTAGTGGTGCGTCCCTGACCCACGTGACAGTTGAATATAAGAGCGGGGAGGGGTGCGGCGGAATTTACATCTATCACTTGAGGAATGTCTTTGATGGCGTTGATAAACTGGTCGAAGTCTTGCTCCTCTGGGGCGTTTGTAGCGGTGATAGGGACGCGAGAATATCTATTCATAAAGTCGATGTTTGTTTACCATAAAAGCTATAATATAAATAGGGCGGGGCTagcatttgttgtttttttcaagTCCAATTGCGGGGCATTTACTGGAGTACAGATTTCATCTAAACATACACCAGTTCACCTGAAATTATTACACCTGAAGACACCTACATTCCAACTCACCTGCATCTAATCTTAGCTTATCTAATATCACCTTACTTTCCGAACCCCGTCACCTTATTCCAACTCACCTGCATCTAATCCTAGCTCATCTGATATCACCTTACTTTCCAAACCCCGTCACCTTATTCCAACTCACCTGCATCTTATCCCGGCTTATCTCAGCTTAGCTCACCTGAGGAATGGAGTGAGAAAGATCTGTCTGCTATAGATCTCGTCCATTACACACACGTGCTCCTCATAGGAGATGTTGTATGAGTGCGGCTCGTTATCGAAGTTATCCACATCGTGATAGAAATAGAACTTGCCACCTTCCTCGATAGATAACTTGATAATCTAGCGCAAAGGGAACAAGAAACAAgatcaaaagacaaaaaagagaaagatTATTTTCAGCCAATGAACGCTCGAACCAATACTACCTTTCCCGCTATATCTGTTACACTCGTAACACTCGTTACACTGTGTTTCTCACGGACTCCCCTTGCTTCTTATCACCTCCACCCTCTCAATACCAGGATACGGGGAGGTGGATTGGGTGAATACGGGgaggtggattgggtggatatccacccccctttatagtaaaaaaaaagtcactttgtttgaagaaaataaatgtctgaggaCGGGACgtactgtccatgtgccttcGCCTGCTCGCCTGCTTgcctttgctgacgcgacaaatccaattcagttTGAAGTATTGTAAGATCTGTGTGAtttaccaagaaccactggatcggTTACAGGCCGCCTATCCGACCATTATCCACCCTCCATTTTGAAATACTGGATACGTCCCTGCATTTCATGTCTCTACTTGATCTCCAACCACCTCCTCAAACCCCGTCCCTTATCTAAATATCCAGctcccctattttcagatttggctaaaaaataacaaggaaTGTTAAGAAATCCACGAAAGAACAATAAatccccctttcttgaaaccatTGCATTCCGCCTTTTTGGaactcctggatccgcccctgcttgATCCCACTccctttccccctccccccctcccctactccCCCTGATACCTCCTCCCGTATCTTGATTGCTATCTCCACTTCCTccccaccccactccccctTATACCTCCTCCCGTGTCTTGATTTCTATCTCCACTTGCTCCCACCCCACTCCTCCTGATACCTCCTCCCGTGTCTTGATTTCTATCTGCACTTGCTCCCACCCCACTCCCCGTTATACCTCCTCCCGTGTCTTGATTTCTATCTCCACTTGCTcccaccccactccccctTATACCTCCTCCCGTGTCTTGATTTCTATCTCTACtttcccccctctccactcccCCTTATACCTCCTCCCGTATCTTGTTTTCCATATCCACTTGCTCTCCACCCCACTCCCCCTCATACCTCCTCCCGTATCTTGTTTTCCATATCCACTTGCTCTCCACCCCACTCCCCCTCATACCTCCTCCCGTATCTTGATTTCCGTCTCCGCAAGCTCCTCGGGCTTCACGCCGTAGTTGGCGATGTTCCCTTTCAAGCTGTTTGGGTCTCGTGGCGAGTACGGAATGTAGTCGTGATTCAGACTTAGGAAGATGACGGGCTCCTCGCGAAGGTTGAACGACACGATTTCCTGTGAACACGCGAACAATACACGAGTCAATCGTGTACAAAACACGATTACCCGATTACgagcaaaataacaatcaataACAAACAGAACACTTAACGAGTCATTAGGAGCAAATTAAGTGACATCGAGACATTTCCAAAAAGTTGACAAGTCAATAACGACCAGAACACGAGTCAAATATTACGAACAGACTCGCGAAAACCCGGAGGGGGACTCCCATATTATAATAACGGGAATGCTTatagggaattttttttacccccAAAAGGTACCAAAAAGGGCGTGGCTCGATGCAATTTTTACCCCTAAATGGTACCAACGAACAGCGTACCATCGTACATTTGTAGTTTAAGCATTTAAGTTCATTTCCAAGTAGGGGGCCAAGTAGCAGCTTGTTCTGACCTAAAAAGAACcgtgtaacaaaaaaaatgccagcGCTTGAACTCGAACCCCATATAAGGTATTAAACCCGTGattcttacccctaaaagGTACTAGGAGCATCCCCGTCATCTTGTATATGTAGTCCCCCCCCAGGGGGGCAAAGAAAATTGGACAAACGATTTTAGACCATAGCTCCAACGAATAAATTAAGAGCAGGAAAAAAACCCAGAATACTAGTAAACAATCTATGAGGGAAACAAGGATAATGAGCACAAGTCAGCGAGTCGACTCCTAGAGAACTCAAGGAGGCATGAATGTTGAATGCGCGAGTCAAAATCCGCTAGCGCACGAGTAAATaatttaattattaaaaatcTGGGAAAAAAAACCAAGACCAAATAGGACGAGATTTATCGATTAACTTTAACAAATGTTAATGTTAATTCAAGGCACAGCCAAGGTGGTTACCGTAGTGATACCGAAGCGCTTCCGAGTGTTACCGAAACTCTCACGAGTGATACCGAAGCGCTTCCGAGTGGTAATCTTTAAGTCAATTAATGCAATATCATCTCCTTTTAACTAATTGCATTTTTCGAGAAGCAAATATCGCAGTAGGCCGAAAACAGGTGAAAGGCTTATTTTTTTGTGCGCACCGCTTTTCGCATGTACCTATGTTATTCTCGTTTGTTTATTCGCATGTTTGGCGCAATTGTCTAGAATTGTAGAGTTTCGCGACTTGGTCtcgagaaaaaaatgttactcGTGTACATTTTTATCCAAACTATACAAACCAGGTAtcaaattttgttattttttgcttAAGAGTAAAACTGTTGAAAAAATGGCAGTAAATCACAAAAACGAAAGGTGTCTTTGGAAGAAAGGTACCACACTCCTTGAGTGAAAAATTGACACTTAATGACTTATTTTAATCAACAAATGCTTGTTAACAATAGTGTGTGTTTAAATTTTGATATCTAGTTTCGTTCAAGAGTAATTATATTTCAAA
The DNA window shown above is from Nematostella vectensis chromosome 15, jaNemVect1.1, whole genome shotgun sequence and carries:
- the LOC5511371 gene encoding paladin isoform X1, encoding MSGINWFGNLMREMLRAFRCFDMGSAASTVASPPGSHHNIQQSAENSPINSAHRTRKASSVPKKQSNGFIVLSYAPTHTPLVRKRGRIKTGFPEHGLIQDKYFLIKDQFKGIDRLDTLKKYGAPNFRKASGSYPVYGMGQPSRDGLAVVIEELICRGHKEIVSFNLREEPVIFLSLNHDYIPYSPRDPNSLKGNIANYGVKPEELAETEIKIREEIIKLSIEEGGKFYFYHDVDNFDNEPHSYNISYEEHVCVMDEIYSRQIFLTPFLRYSRVPITATNAPEEQDFDQFINAIKDIPQVIDVNSAAPLPALIFNCHVGQGRTTTGMVIGCLIMCHRTGFPPDANTIPVLIDENRPNYEKGEFRIIQQLVRNLPNGSQVKQEVDAVIDVCSDVMNIRLGICECKRKLGEIKEDYVIEGQNARDYWIRRGLSYLERYFFLILFNAYLHEQFPLVFSQTFCRWMRHRPWIYRMLSHIDIKEKGATSEFMMRTHQPTCLVADEEFGMDVLSTQREVEVSNFRKVPGLPVYGMCQPNRKGPEKVIGLLTGPKYAHPRVVVVNLREDLVIDCDGETFSPRELKNISEHMPYKGLNSAEIEKKESELKGELLRKGKSRPVQVYVDVNSTHETREFSSVLTMREMFDEQMRHTPLLSYYRLPAPKDKAMEERDFDHLMNIVSSLEEIYTDEDGPALVFSCESGKERTTTAMVAACLIYCNKKGFPAGTKPDEQDPACVPNAKYTLGEFSVIRHLMRVLPNGPQRKREVDYCLDKVSETMTPMHYHAREVIFSTFHKYKYGCSDVPRDEKLDLRKRSLYYLERYFYFILFNTYLNMERRSKWDRSFSQWMTEVASSAGVYDILDNFGFHDFEKTEERLRALRWRWRESYRGKPEDN
- the LOC5511371 gene encoding paladin isoform X3; this encodes MIQLLGATGAFRCFDMGSAASTVASPPGSHHNIQQSAENSPINSAHRTRKASSVPKKQSNGFIVLSYAPTHTPLVRKRGRIKTGFPEHGLIQDKYFLIKDQFKGIDRLDTLKKYGAPNFRKASGSYPVYGMGQPSRDGLAVVIEELICRGHKEIVSFNLREEPVIFLSLNHDYIPYSPRDPNSLKGNIANYGVKPEELAETEIKIREEIIKLSIEEGGKFYFYHDVDNFDNEPHSYNISYEEHVCVMDEIYSRQIFLTPFLRYSRVPITATNAPEEQDFDQFINAIKDIPQVIDVNSAAPLPALIFNCHVGQGRTTTGMVIGCLIMCHRTGFPPDANTIPVLIDENRPNYEKGEFRIIQQLVRNLPNGSQVKQEVDAVIDVCSDVMNIRLGICECKRKLGEIKEDYVIEGQNARDYWIRRGLSYLERYFFLILFNAYLHEQFPLVFSQTFCRWMRHRPWIYRMLSHIDIKEKGATSEFMMRTHQPTCLVADEEFGMDVLSTQREVEVSNFRKVPGLPVYGMCQPNRKGPEKVIGLLTGPKYAHPRVVVVNLREDLVIDCDGETFSPRELKNISEHMPYKGLNSAEIEKKESELKGELLRKGKSRPVQVYVDVNSTHETREFSSVLTMREMFDEQMRHTPLLSYYRLPAPKDKAMEERDFDHLMNIVSSLEEIYTDEDGPALVFSCESGKERTTTAMVAACLIYCNKKGFPAGTKPDEQDPACVPNAKYTLGEFSVIRHLMRVLPNGPQRKREVDYCLDKVSETMTPMHYHAREVIFSTFHKYKYGCSDVPRDEKLDLRKRSLYYLERYFYFILFNTYLNMERRSKWDRSFSQWMTEVASSAGVYDILDNFGFHDFEKTEERLRALRWRWRESYRGKPEDN
- the LOC5511371 gene encoding paladin isoform X5, which translates into the protein MGSAASTVASPPGSHHNIQQSAENSPINSAHRTRKASSVPKKQSNGFIVLSYAPTHTPLVRKRGRIKTGFPEHGLIQDKYFLIKDQFKGIDRLDTLKKYGAPNFRKASGSYPVYGMGQPSRDGLAVVIEELICRGHKEIVSFNLREEPVIFLSLNHDYIPYSPRDPNSLKGNIANYGVKPEELAETEIKIREEIIKLSIEEGGKFYFYHDVDNFDNEPHSYNISYEEHVCVMDEIYSRQIFLTPFLRYSRVPITATNAPEEQDFDQFINAIKDIPQVIDVNSAAPLPALIFNCHVGQGRTTTGMVIGCLIMCHRTGFPPDANTIPVLIDENRPNYEKGEFRIIQQLVRNLPNGSQVKQEVDAVIDVCSDVMNIRLGICECKRKLGEIKEDYVIEGQNARDYWIRRGLSYLERYFFLILFNAYLHEQFPLVFSQTFCRWMRHRPWIYRMLSHIDIKEKGATSEFMMRTHQPTCLVADEEFGMDVLSTQREVEVSNFRKVPGLPVYGMCQPNRKGPEKVIGLLTGPKYAHPRVVVVNLREDLVIDCDGETFSPRELKNISEHMPYKGLNSAEIEKKESELKGELLRKGKSRPVQVYVDVNSTHETREFSSVLTMREMFDEQMRHTPLLSYYRLPAPKDKAMEERDFDHLMNIVSSLEEIYTDEDGPALVFSCESGKERTTTAMVAACLIYCNKKGFPAGTKPDEQDPACVPNAKYTLGEFSVIRHLMRVLPNGPQRKREVDYCLDKVSETMTPMHYHAREVIFSTFHKYKYGCSDVPRDEKLDLRKRSLYYLERYFYFILFNTYLNMERRSKWDRSFSQWMTEVASSAGVYDILDNFGFHDFEKTEERLRALRWRWRESYRGKPEDN
- the LOC5511371 gene encoding paladin isoform X2, translating into MSGINWFGNLMREMLRAFRCFDMGSAASTVASPPGSHHNIQQSAENSPINSAHRTRKASSVPKKQSNGFIVLSYAPTHTPLVRKRGRIKTGFPEHGLIQDKYFLIKDQFKGIDRLDTLKKYGAPNFRKASGSYPVYGMGQPSRDGLAVVIEELICRGHKEIVSFNLREEPVIFLSLNHDYIPYSPRDPNSLKGNIANYGVKPEELAETEIKIREEIIKLSIEEGGKFYFYHDVDNFDNEPHSYNISYEEHVCVMDEIYSRQIFLTPFLRYSRVPITATNAPEEQDFDQFINAIKDIPQVIDVNSAAPLPALIFNCHVGQGRTTTGMVIGCLIMCHRTGFPPDANTIPVLIDENRPNYEKGEFRIIQQLVRNLPNGSQVKQEVDAVIDVCSDVMNIRLGICECKRKLGEIKEDYVIEGQNARDYWIRRGLSYLERYFFLILFNAYLHEQFPLVFSQTFCRWMRHRPWIYRMLSHIDIKEKGATSEFMMRTHQPTCLVADEEFGMDVLSTQREVEVSNFRKVPGLPVYGMCQPNRKGPEKVIGLLTGPKYAHPRVVVVNLREDLVIDCDGETFSPRELKNISEHMPYKGLNSAEIEKKESELKGELLRKGKSRPVQVYVDVNSTHETREFSSVLTMREMFDEQMRHTPLLSYYRLPAPKDKAMEERVSYLHRLPAPKDKAMEERVRNLHRLPAPKDKAIEERVRNLHRLPAPKDKAMEERVSYLHRLPSPKDKAVEERVRNLHRLPAPKDKAMEEMVKYLHRLPALKDKSMEERVRNLHRLPAPKDKAMEERVRYLHRLPAPKDKAMEERVRNLHRLPAPKDKAMEERVRNLHRLPAPKDKAMEERVRYLHRLPAPKDKAMEEREVFTQATRAQRQGHGGKGF
- the LOC5511371 gene encoding paladin isoform X4; translated protein: MSGAFRCFDMGSAASTVASPPGSHHNIQQSAENSPINSAHRTRKASSVPKKQSNGFIVLSYAPTHTPLVRKRGRIKTGFPEHGLIQDKYFLIKDQFKGIDRLDTLKKYGAPNFRKASGSYPVYGMGQPSRDGLAVVIEELICRGHKEIVSFNLREEPVIFLSLNHDYIPYSPRDPNSLKGNIANYGVKPEELAETEIKIREEIIKLSIEEGGKFYFYHDVDNFDNEPHSYNISYEEHVCVMDEIYSRQIFLTPFLRYSRVPITATNAPEEQDFDQFINAIKDIPQVIDVNSAAPLPALIFNCHVGQGRTTTGMVIGCLIMCHRTGFPPDANTIPVLIDENRPNYEKGEFRIIQQLVRNLPNGSQVKQEVDAVIDVCSDVMNIRLGICECKRKLGEIKEDYVIEGQNARDYWIRRGLSYLERYFFLILFNAYLHEQFPLVFSQTFCRWMRHRPWIYRMLSHIDIKEKGATSEFMMRTHQPTCLVADEEFGMDVLSTQREVEVSNFRKVPGLPVYGMCQPNRKGPEKVIGLLTGPKYAHPRVVVVNLREDLVIDCDGETFSPRELKNISEHMPYKGLNSAEIEKKESELKGELLRKGKSRPVQVYVDVNSTHETREFSSVLTMREMFDEQMRHTPLLSYYRLPAPKDKAMEERDFDHLMNIVSSLEEIYTDEDGPALVFSCESGKERTTTAMVAACLIYCNKKGFPAGTKPDEQDPACVPNAKYTLGEFSVIRHLMRVLPNGPQRKREVDYCLDKVSETMTPMHYHAREVIFSTFHKYKYGCSDVPRDEKLDLRKRSLYYLERYFYFILFNTYLNMERRSKWDRSFSQWMTEVASSAGVYDILDNFGFHDFEKTEERLRALRWRWRESYRGKPEDN